From the genome of Nasonia vitripennis strain AsymCx chromosome 1, Nvit_psr_1.1, whole genome shotgun sequence, one region includes:
- the LOC100116280 gene encoding uncharacterized protein LOC100116280: MAGSKPGYFHGSLSTEDVQAVVTKALGPNVKIVDYQAKPYSEVILGFFSAHSLLEVTVQRDTTTLSEIHSFFVKCIPHNWEKGAKMLKEFDVFKCETLFFRDLVPELLKNFKSEQWSAECYLVKDDVLVFENLKMKNFRVCDLILNETAVKAAASTVARFHAASVVAEKRLKKSFHEMHPAIFLDWQYNRDSVYYKWILVGIDAIIGVAETLNLDASKVRDYIILKLAEIAKPSSTRRNILCHTDLWSNNIMINDIDDSPKCILVDFQTLKYVPPAADLAHLIILTMPRKSRDALEKGIIQWYHEVFKETIMRNEPDIAVRSVQDLLEEYEEYRHYGLSYAALQHLHVSMDKDFIAKLSEDSVAYEKFFFEERTGTVIEMMEKNPDYREKITELVKEVVECANSICF; the protein is encoded by the coding sequence ATGGCCGGTAGCAAACCCGGCTATTTCCACGGATCCTTATCAACCGAAGATGTCCAAGCTGTCGTCACTAAAGCCTTAGGACCAAATGTCAAGATCGTCGACTACCAGGCCAAGCCCTACTCCGAGGTCATTTTAGGCTTTTTCAGTGCGCATTCCCTTCTGGAAGTCACAGTCCAAAGAGACACTACCACCCTCTCCGAGATTCACTCGTTCTTCGTCAAGTGTATTCCTCACAACTGGGAAAAAGGGGCAAAGATGCTCAAGGAATTCGATGTATTCAAATGCGAAACCCTATTTTTCCGCGACTTGGTGCCAGAGTTGCTGAAGAATTTTAAAAGCGAGCAATGGAGCGCCGAGTGTTATTTGGTCAAGGACGACGTACTGGTCTTTGAAAATCTCAAGATGAAGAACTTCAGAGTGTGTGATCTTATCTTAAACGAGACCGCCGTCAAGGCAGCAGCTTCGACGGTAGCAAGGTTCCACGCGGCGTCAGTCGTGGCTGAGAAGCGACTGAAAAAGTCCTTTCACGAGATGCATCCTGCTATATTCTTAGACTGGCAATACAATCGTGACAGTGTATACTACAAATGGATTCTCGTTGGCATTGACGCCATCATCGGCGTGGCCGAGACTCTGAATCTCGATGCCAGCAAAGTACGGGACTATATTATCTTGAAACTCGCGGAGATCGCGAAACCCTCGAGTACGAGACGTAACATCCTATGCCATACTGACTTGTGGTCCAACAATATTATGATAAACGACATTGACGATTCGCCAAAATGTATCCTTGTCGATTTCCAGACGCTGAAGTACGTACCACCGGCCGCAGATCTCGCACACCTGATAATTTTGACGATGCCTCGAAAGTCGCGCGATGCTCTAGAAAAGGGTATAATCCAGTGGTATCACGAGGTCTTTAAGGAAACGATAATGAGAAACGAGCCAGATATTGCGGTGCGGAGTGTTCAAGATCTACTGGAAGAGTACGAAGAGTATAGGCACTATGGACTGAGTTATGCAGCCCTTCAACACCTGCATGTATCTATGGACAAGGATTTCATAGCGAAGCTGAGCGAGGATTCCGTGGCTTACGAAAAGTTCTTTTTTGAGGAGAGAACCGGAACTGTGATAGAAATGATGGAGAAGAATCCGGATTACAGGGAAAAGATCACAGAACTTGTGAAGGAAGTCGTTGAATGTGCCAATAGTATTTGTTTCTGA
- the LOC116738457 gene encoding uncharacterized protein LOC116738457 produces MAGTKPNCFHGFLSTEDVQAVVTKALGPNVKIVDYRAKSYSEVRVGFLGAHSLLEVTVQRDTTTFSEIHSFFVKCIPHNSEKEAKLITDYQAFKRETTFFRDLVPELLKKFKSEQWSPECYLVKDDVLVFENLKMKKFRMSNLILDEAAVKAAASTLARFHAASVVAEKRLKKSFHEMYPGLFVQMVSRCHRRRHRRG; encoded by the coding sequence ATGGCCGGTACCAAACCCAACTGTTTCCACGGATTCTTATCAACCGAAGATGTCCAAGCTGTCGTAACTAAAGCCTTAGGACCAAATGTCAAGATCGTCGATTACCGGGCTAAGTCCTACTCCGAGGTCAGAGTAGGTTTTCTCGGTGCGCATTCCCTTCTGGAAGTCACAGTCCAAAGAGACACTACCACCTTCTCGGAGATTCACTCGTTCTTCGTCAAGTGTATTCCTCACAACTCGGAAAAAGAGGCAAAGCTAATCACCGATTACCAAGCGTTCAAACGCGAAACCACGTTTTTCCGCGACTTGGTGCCAGAGTTGCTGAAGAAATTCAAAAGCGAGCAGTGGAGCCCCGAGTGTTACTTGGTCAAAGACGATGTACTGGTCTTTGAAAATCTCAAGATGAAGAAATTCAGAATGTCCAATCTTATCTTAGACGAGGCCGCCGTCAAGGCTGCAGCTTCGACTCTAGCAAGGTTCCACGCGGCGTCAGTCGTGGCGGAGAAGCGCCTGAAAAAGTCCTTTCACGAGATGTATCCCGGCTTGTTCGTACAAATGGTTTCTCGCTGCCAtcgacgtcgtcatcggcgtGGCTGA
- the LOC100116355 gene encoding uncharacterized protein LOC100116355: MKIFEMAKPSSTRPNILCHADLWSNNIMINDMDDSPKCILVDFQTLRYGPPAVDLAHLIFLTMPRKSRDSLEKSVVQQYHEVFKETVMRNEPDMAVRSLQELLEEYEEYRHYGLIYAALAHPQIYMDEDFKTELSKDTVAYEKFFFDERNGLVIELMEKNPDYREKITELVKEAVEYANRT, encoded by the coding sequence ATGAAAATCTTTGAGATGGCAAAGCCTTCGAGTACGAGACCTAACATCCTATGCCATGCTGACTTGTGGTCCAACAATATTATGATAAACGATATGGATGATTCGCCAAAGTGCATACTTGTCGACTTCCAGACGCTGAGGTACGGACCACCAGCTGTAGATCTCGCACACCTGATATTTTTGACGATGCCTCGAAAGTCACGCGATTCACTGGAGAAGAGTGTAGTCCAACAGTACCACGAGGTCTTCAAGGAAACAGTAATGAGGAACGAGCCGGATATGGCGGTAAGGAGTTTGCAAGAGTTACTGGAGGAGTATGAAGAATATAGGCACTATGGACTGATTTATGCAGCCCTTGCACATCCGCAGATTTACATGGACGAGGATTTCAAAACTGAGCTGAGCAAGGATACCGTGGCTTACGAAAAGTTCTTCTTCGATGAAAGAAATGGACTTGTGATAGAACTAATGGAGAAGAATCCGGATTACAGGGAAAAGATAACAGAACTCGTGAAGGAAGCCGTCGAATATGCCAATAGGACTTAA